In one window of Miscanthus floridulus cultivar M001 chromosome 12, ASM1932011v1, whole genome shotgun sequence DNA:
- the LOC136495362 gene encoding serine/threonine-protein kinase D6PK-like isoform X2, which translates to MKVQLVEQEGSKGRMGSYGCSEIVELVVEPKDARPGGLTHLRVRVKPVGQEHGARSCSVEDDLDQLIRSINVRTSARASGQTSTDRRLIALGKSPVSSSEIVESVSLKQALRKMCISQASEMAAMKRLSKPTGVSTPSDSGAIKKLYGSAAFPTNEEQDDKSKRGKVSMLREKSAGSSVGKPSEISKGQSKGSAKKNLRSASPTTGKVHKTRIQDVISNKSSEGVEDISVGATLPKQRKGKSVKTSSPRAVPVGGSRLVRPMFRNKTSTKKKVKPEPAIVPASHKHCETKGRKSHTSKQQESLQDEPRTPAPTNKKAAVSSTTVDGADFGTNGCGGGVIHGSKVGELSRSKEKGECSQSSKSSIGDYSTSTSISEDSYGSFSANGSRPHMSKDVRWGAIRRMAIQQGDLGLKNFKLLKQLGCGDIGTVYLAELVGSDCMFALKVMDIEYLISRKKMLRAQTEREILQMLDHPFLPTLYSHFTTDNLSCLVMEFCPGGDLHVLRQKQPTKTFSEAAARFYVAEVLLALEYLHMLGVIYRDLKPENILVREDGHIMLSDFDLSLRCSVSPMLVRTSSVGRDEPSRPSGPCAQSCIDPLCIQPSWSNSSCFTPRLVSSTPSRTRRPRAEPLKKSSLPQLVVEPTEARSNSFVGTHEYLAPEIIRGDGHGSSVDWWTLGIFLYELLYGKTPFKGPGNEETLSNVISQGLKFPDNPALSFHARDLIRGLLVKEPEYRLGSSRGAAEIKRHPFFEGLNWALIRWTAPPETPRNIDTAATLAMTRKKKEGKCLEFRLNGDDIEFELF; encoded by the exons ATGAAGGTGCAGCTCGTGGAACAAGAAGGCTCCAAGGGGAGGATGGGTTCTTACGGGTGCTCGGAGATAGTCGAACTGGTGGTTGAGCCGAAAGATGCTCGTCCTGGTGGGCTTACCCACCTGAGGGTGAGGGTCAAGCCAGTGGGGCAGGAGCATGGGGCGCGGTCGTGCTCGGTGGAGGATGATCTTGACCAGCTCATCAGATCGATCAACGTGCGCACGTCGGCAAGGGCTTCTGGGCAGACGAGCACAGATAGGCGGCTTATTGCGCTCGGGAAATCGCCGGTTTCGAGCTCGGAGATTGTGGAGTCTGTGAGCCTGAAGCAGGCACTGAGGAAGATGTGCATCTCCCAGGCGTCGGAGATGGCGGCCATGAAGAGGCTGTCGAAACCGACAGGGGTGTCCACCCCTTCTGATTCTGGGGCAATCAAGAAGCTATATGGCTCCGCTGCATTTCCAACCAACGAGGAGCAAGATGACAAGAGTAAGAGGGGGAAAGTTTCTATGCTGCGTGAGAAATCGGCAGGAAGTTCAGTGGGTAAACCAAGTGAAATCAGTAAGGGGCAAAGCAAGGGCTCAGCCAAGAAGAATTTGAGATCAGCATCTCCTACCACAGGCAAGGTTCATAAGACCAGAATCCAAGATGTGATCAGTAACAAGTCATCAGAGGGAGTTGAAGATATTTCTGTAGGAGCAACACTGCCAAAACAGAGAAAGGGAAAATCTGTCAAAACATCTAGCCCCCGGGCTGTTCCAGTAGGTGGCTCACGGCTGGTGAGGCCAATGTTTCGGAATAAAACCTCTACGAAAAAGAAGGTCAAACCTGAACCTGCTATAGTGCCCGCATCACACAAGCATTGTGAGACGAAAGGTCGTAAGTCTCACACTAGTAAACAGCAGGAGTCCCTTCAGGATGAACCCAGAACCCCAGCACCAACTAACAAGAAGGCTGCTGTCAGCTCCACCACCGTTGATGGAGCTGATTTTGGCACCAATGGATGTGGTGGTGGTGTGATCCATGGCTCGAAGGTTGGGGAGTTGTCAAGATCAAAGGAGAAGGGCGAATGCTCCCAAAGCTCTAAGAGTAGCATTGGTGATTATAGCACCAGCACAAGCATCAGTGAGGACAGTTATGGCAGCTTCAGTGCTAACGGAAGCAGGCCTCACATGTCAAAGGATGTGAGATGGGGAGCCATCAGGCGCATGGCTATACAACAAGGGGACTTGGGATTGAAGAACTTCAAGCTTCTCAAACAACTTGGTTGTGGGGATATTGGCACTGTTTATTTGGCTGAGTTAGTGGGCTCAGATTGCATGTTTGCGTTGAAGGTTATGGACATTGAGTACCTCATAAGCAGAAAGAAAATGCTCAGAGCACAAACTGAGAGGGAGATACTGCAAATGCTCGACCACCCATTCCTTCCAACTCTGTATTCTCATTTCACGACAGACAACCTTTCTTGTCTGGTAATGGAGTTTTGCCCTGGTGGTGACCTACATGTTCTTAGGCAGAAACAACCTACCAAAACCTTCTCAGAAGCAGCTGCAAG GTTTTATGTTGCTGAAGTCCTCTTAGCCTTGGAGTATCTCCATATGTTGGGGGTCATATACCGTGATCTGAAGCCAGAGAACATACTTGTTCGTGAAGACGGGCACATCATGCTCTCGGACTTTGATCTGTCTCTGAGGTGCTCAGTGAGCCCAATGCTTGTGAGAACATCATCAGTAGGCAGAGATGAGCCCAGTAGGCCTTCTGGTCCCTGTGCACAAAGTTGCATTGATCCCCTGTGTATCCAGCCATCCTGGAGCAATTCGTCTTGCTTCACACCCCGTCTGGTTTCGTCTACACCATCAAGGACACGGAGGCCTAGAGCTGAGCCCCTGAAGAAATCATCACTTCCACAGCTCGTTGTTGAGCCCACGGAAGCAAGATCAAATTCGTTTGTTGGGACCCATGAATATCTTGCCCCGGAGATCATTCGAGGAGATGGCCATGGTAGCTCGGTTGATTGGTGGACTCTTGGAATCTTCCTTTACGAATTACTCTACGGCAAGACACCATTCAAGGGACCTGGCAATGAGGAAACGCTCTCAAATGTGATCTCACAGGGCTTGAAGTTCCCTGACAACCCAGCTTTAAGCTTCCACGCACGAGATCTGATCAGAGGGCTGCTTGTGAAAGAGCCAGAGTACCGGCTCGGCTCGTCGAGAGGAGCCGCTGAGATTAAGCGGCATCCCTTCTTCGAAGGCCTGAACTGGGCCTTGATCCGGTGGACTGCGCCGCCAGAGACCCCGAGAAACATTGATACTGCAGCAACACTCGCGATGACACGCAAGAAAAAGGAAGGCAAATGTCTGGAATTCCGGCTGAATGGCGACGACATCGAGTTCGAGCTCTTTTAG
- the LOC136495362 gene encoding serine/threonine-protein kinase D6PK-like isoform X1 has translation MQQPFYGRPPTQMKVQLVEQEGSKGRMGSYGCSEIVELVVEPKDARPGGLTHLRVRVKPVGQEHGARSCSVEDDLDQLIRSINVRTSARASGQTSTDRRLIALGKSPVSSSEIVESVSLKQALRKMCISQASEMAAMKRLSKPTGVSTPSDSGAIKKLYGSAAFPTNEEQDDKSKRGKVSMLREKSAGSSVGKPSEISKGQSKGSAKKNLRSASPTTGKVHKTRIQDVISNKSSEGVEDISVGATLPKQRKGKSVKTSSPRAVPVGGSRLVRPMFRNKTSTKKKVKPEPAIVPASHKHCETKGRKSHTSKQQESLQDEPRTPAPTNKKAAVSSTTVDGADFGTNGCGGGVIHGSKVGELSRSKEKGECSQSSKSSIGDYSTSTSISEDSYGSFSANGSRPHMSKDVRWGAIRRMAIQQGDLGLKNFKLLKQLGCGDIGTVYLAELVGSDCMFALKVMDIEYLISRKKMLRAQTEREILQMLDHPFLPTLYSHFTTDNLSCLVMEFCPGGDLHVLRQKQPTKTFSEAAARFYVAEVLLALEYLHMLGVIYRDLKPENILVREDGHIMLSDFDLSLRCSVSPMLVRTSSVGRDEPSRPSGPCAQSCIDPLCIQPSWSNSSCFTPRLVSSTPSRTRRPRAEPLKKSSLPQLVVEPTEARSNSFVGTHEYLAPEIIRGDGHGSSVDWWTLGIFLYELLYGKTPFKGPGNEETLSNVISQGLKFPDNPALSFHARDLIRGLLVKEPEYRLGSSRGAAEIKRHPFFEGLNWALIRWTAPPETPRNIDTAATLAMTRKKKEGKCLEFRLNGDDIEFELF, from the exons ATGCAGCAGCCGTTCTACGGCCGGCCTCCCACCCAGATGAAGGTGCAGCTCGTGGAACAAGAAGGCTCCAAGGGGAGGATGGGTTCTTACGGGTGCTCGGAGATAGTCGAACTGGTGGTTGAGCCGAAAGATGCTCGTCCTGGTGGGCTTACCCACCTGAGGGTGAGGGTCAAGCCAGTGGGGCAGGAGCATGGGGCGCGGTCGTGCTCGGTGGAGGATGATCTTGACCAGCTCATCAGATCGATCAACGTGCGCACGTCGGCAAGGGCTTCTGGGCAGACGAGCACAGATAGGCGGCTTATTGCGCTCGGGAAATCGCCGGTTTCGAGCTCGGAGATTGTGGAGTCTGTGAGCCTGAAGCAGGCACTGAGGAAGATGTGCATCTCCCAGGCGTCGGAGATGGCGGCCATGAAGAGGCTGTCGAAACCGACAGGGGTGTCCACCCCTTCTGATTCTGGGGCAATCAAGAAGCTATATGGCTCCGCTGCATTTCCAACCAACGAGGAGCAAGATGACAAGAGTAAGAGGGGGAAAGTTTCTATGCTGCGTGAGAAATCGGCAGGAAGTTCAGTGGGTAAACCAAGTGAAATCAGTAAGGGGCAAAGCAAGGGCTCAGCCAAGAAGAATTTGAGATCAGCATCTCCTACCACAGGCAAGGTTCATAAGACCAGAATCCAAGATGTGATCAGTAACAAGTCATCAGAGGGAGTTGAAGATATTTCTGTAGGAGCAACACTGCCAAAACAGAGAAAGGGAAAATCTGTCAAAACATCTAGCCCCCGGGCTGTTCCAGTAGGTGGCTCACGGCTGGTGAGGCCAATGTTTCGGAATAAAACCTCTACGAAAAAGAAGGTCAAACCTGAACCTGCTATAGTGCCCGCATCACACAAGCATTGTGAGACGAAAGGTCGTAAGTCTCACACTAGTAAACAGCAGGAGTCCCTTCAGGATGAACCCAGAACCCCAGCACCAACTAACAAGAAGGCTGCTGTCAGCTCCACCACCGTTGATGGAGCTGATTTTGGCACCAATGGATGTGGTGGTGGTGTGATCCATGGCTCGAAGGTTGGGGAGTTGTCAAGATCAAAGGAGAAGGGCGAATGCTCCCAAAGCTCTAAGAGTAGCATTGGTGATTATAGCACCAGCACAAGCATCAGTGAGGACAGTTATGGCAGCTTCAGTGCTAACGGAAGCAGGCCTCACATGTCAAAGGATGTGAGATGGGGAGCCATCAGGCGCATGGCTATACAACAAGGGGACTTGGGATTGAAGAACTTCAAGCTTCTCAAACAACTTGGTTGTGGGGATATTGGCACTGTTTATTTGGCTGAGTTAGTGGGCTCAGATTGCATGTTTGCGTTGAAGGTTATGGACATTGAGTACCTCATAAGCAGAAAGAAAATGCTCAGAGCACAAACTGAGAGGGAGATACTGCAAATGCTCGACCACCCATTCCTTCCAACTCTGTATTCTCATTTCACGACAGACAACCTTTCTTGTCTGGTAATGGAGTTTTGCCCTGGTGGTGACCTACATGTTCTTAGGCAGAAACAACCTACCAAAACCTTCTCAGAAGCAGCTGCAAG GTTTTATGTTGCTGAAGTCCTCTTAGCCTTGGAGTATCTCCATATGTTGGGGGTCATATACCGTGATCTGAAGCCAGAGAACATACTTGTTCGTGAAGACGGGCACATCATGCTCTCGGACTTTGATCTGTCTCTGAGGTGCTCAGTGAGCCCAATGCTTGTGAGAACATCATCAGTAGGCAGAGATGAGCCCAGTAGGCCTTCTGGTCCCTGTGCACAAAGTTGCATTGATCCCCTGTGTATCCAGCCATCCTGGAGCAATTCGTCTTGCTTCACACCCCGTCTGGTTTCGTCTACACCATCAAGGACACGGAGGCCTAGAGCTGAGCCCCTGAAGAAATCATCACTTCCACAGCTCGTTGTTGAGCCCACGGAAGCAAGATCAAATTCGTTTGTTGGGACCCATGAATATCTTGCCCCGGAGATCATTCGAGGAGATGGCCATGGTAGCTCGGTTGATTGGTGGACTCTTGGAATCTTCCTTTACGAATTACTCTACGGCAAGACACCATTCAAGGGACCTGGCAATGAGGAAACGCTCTCAAATGTGATCTCACAGGGCTTGAAGTTCCCTGACAACCCAGCTTTAAGCTTCCACGCACGAGATCTGATCAGAGGGCTGCTTGTGAAAGAGCCAGAGTACCGGCTCGGCTCGTCGAGAGGAGCCGCTGAGATTAAGCGGCATCCCTTCTTCGAAGGCCTGAACTGGGCCTTGATCCGGTGGACTGCGCCGCCAGAGACCCCGAGAAACATTGATACTGCAGCAACACTCGCGATGACACGCAAGAAAAAGGAAGGCAAATGTCTGGAATTCCGGCTGAATGGCGACGACATCGAGTTCGAGCTCTTTTAG